In a single window of the Coffea eugenioides isolate CCC68of chromosome 3, Ceug_1.0, whole genome shotgun sequence genome:
- the LOC113766304 gene encoding uncharacterized protein LOC113766304 translates to MKRAPQMLQLFHKGDRVEVLKRDYSYNKDGVFVWFPGIVLQPSSTRCTNRPKNHIYVEFKTLRTIAIAVQDEDKDDDDDHNRTPLLREFVDLVIIHDHDNDDRGKSAIVEEVEQWGLRVVRDWDDGFWVPSLELQKPSPDSDTLSQSVKLRMKYHQKSSYPKFHKWMSVEVKSDEEGFQGSWLSILNLFTLVDAWNNDGWWVGHISKVKDGFKYKVFFENTNEEIDFEHVQLRPHQDWIKDKWVAAPNVVDLQRSSVKMGIKPRDLKLKIKCSRNIEEEKFNKGMMVEVKSDEQGYHGSWYTTAIAYPIADDRFLVEYQTLRTDDESEPLLDVAKSSYIRPCPPHIQKLDSYKLLEKVDAWYNDGWWVGLVSKVLRNLKYVVYFWTSNEEIKFGHYDLRPHQEWTGEKWITAFRMLKKSKLLKSKLGKLRGQIGGVELAPRFCNGMKVEFKRDEVEYMGSWYPAAIVKPIGNGKYLVEYQTLKTDDEIERLKEEADALCIRPCPPIV, encoded by the exons ATGAAACGAGCACCACAGATGCTCCAACTTTTTCACAAGGGAGATAGGGTGGAAGTCCTCAAAAGAGATTACTCCTACAACAAAGATGGAGTTTTCGTTTGGTTTCCAGGAATAGTGCTCCAGCCATCCTCCACCAGGTGCACCAACCGACCGAAGAACCACATCTATGTAGAGTTCAAGACCCTTAGAACAATAGCCATTGCAGTCCAAGATGAGGAtaaggatgatgatgatgatcataACCGGACCCCTCTGCTGAGAGAATTCGTGGACCTTGTGAT TATTCATGATCATGATAATGATGATAGAGGGAAAAGTGCCATTGTGGAGGAAGTAGAGCAGTGGGGACTTAGGGTTGTTAGGGATTGGGATGACGGGTTTTGGGTACCATCCCTTGAGCTTCAG AAACCCTCACCCGATTCAGATACCCTTTCGCAAAGTGTCAAGTTGAGGATGAAGTACCACCAAAAGTCATCTTACCCAAAGTTTCACAAGTGGATGTCAGTGGAGGTCAAAAGTGATGAAGAAGGTTTCCAGGGATCATG GTTGAGCATTTTGAACCTTTTTACACTAGTGGATGCTTGGAATAATGATGGTTGGTGGGTGGGTCATATATCCAAAGTTAAAGATGGCTTCAAGTACAAGGTTTTTTTCGAGAATACAAATGAGGAAATTGATTTTGAACATGTCCAATTGAGGCCTCATCAGGATTGGATCAAGGACAAATGGGTTGCAGCTCCTAAT GTGGTTGATTTACAGAGGAGTTCAGTTAAAATGGGGATAAAGCCTAGAGACTTGAAGCTCAAGATAAAATGTAGTAGAAATATAGAAGAGGAGAAGTTCAACAAGGGGATGATGGTGGAGGTCAAGAGTGATGAACAAGGATACCATGGTTCTTGGTATACTACAGCCATTGCCTACCCCATTGCAGATGACAGGTTTTTGGTTGAATATCAAACATTGAGAACAGATGATGAATCTGAACCCCTTTTAGATGTGGCTAAAAGTTCTTACATCAGGCCTTGTCCACCTCATATTCAAAAGCTTGACAGTTATAAATTGCTTGAAAAAGTTGATGCATGGTATAATGATGGATGGTGGGTTGGCCTTGTTAGCAAAGTTCTTAGAAACTTAAAGTATGTAGTTTATTTCTGGACCTCAAATGAGGAAATCAAATTTGGTCATTATGATTTGCGGCCTCATCAAGAATGGACTGGGGAAAAATGGATCACAGCTTTCAGG ATGCTGAAGAAGTCCAAGTTACTAAAATCCAAGCTTGGAAAGTTGAGGGGACAAATTGGTGGAGTGGAATTGGCTCCGCGTTTTTGCAATGGGATGAAGGTAGAGTTTAAAAGAGATGAAGTAGAGTACATGGGTTCTTGGTATCCTGCAGCTATTGTTAAACCCATAGGAAATGGAAAGTATTTAGTGGAATATCAAACTCTGAAGACTGATGATGAAATTGAACGTCTCAAAGAAGAAGCTGATGCTTTATGCATAAGGCCATGCCCCCCAATTGTCTAG
- the LOC113766302 gene encoding uncharacterized protein LOC113766302 — MDMVRVKIGMDYVVANQSGSVWVLYKSSFSCHPLGESDQHITLGIDSHLFPEEINFSFVHAKCTAHERGDLWVDLLLEKPEGKPWFLVGDFNVILNAEEKRGGLPFRHSEGMKLVQFMSLADVGDAGFSASKFTWCNNRQGLARVWKRLDRLLINSAAMLMENNILVQYLGRDLSDHAPLLLSAATRLDGKPLPFRFLNLWTKNPSFLELVKGSWDATSAGSPLRVLSDKMRKVKHALQQWSRSEFGDIFLASRTAEQRVLEAEIVHDNQPSDGLLLNLQEERAKLRRVVVVEEEFWRQKAQGKWLSDRDKNTAFFHVVVMERRRKSIIHRIWKTNGEWVEDETSICAEAVSFF; from the coding sequence ATGGATATGGTTAGGGTGAAAATCGGAATGGATTATGTTGTTGCAAACCAGTCGGGTAGCGTTTGGGTGCTTTATAAATCATCATTTAGCTGTCACCCACTGGGGGAGTCAGACCAGCATATCACGCTAGGCATTGATTCCCACCTTTTTCCTGAGGAGATAAATTTCTCGTTTGTTCATGCGAAGTGCACTGCCCATGAACGGGGAGATTTATGGGTGGATTTGCTACTCGAGAAGCCAGAAGGCAAACCGTGGTTTCTAGTGGGAGATTTCAATGTTATCTTGAATGCAGAAGAAAAACGAGGCGGTTTACCTTTTAGGCACTCCGAAGGGATGAAGTTGGTGCAGTTTATGTCTCTGGCAGATGTTGGAGATGCTGGCTTCTCGGCCTCCAAATTTACATGGTGTAATAATAGGCAAGGTTTGGCTAGAGTATGGAAGCGCCTAGACCGTCTCTTGATCAATTCGGCTGCAATGTTAATGGAGAATAATATTCTGGTGCAATACTTGGGGAGAGATCTGTCTGATCATGCCCCGCTCCTGTTATCGGCGGCAACAAGGTTGGATGGCAAGCCTTTGCCTTTTCGGTTCTTGAATCTCTGGACAAAAAACCCGAGTTTCCTGGAACTGGTCAAGGGGAGTTGGGATGCTACCTCCGCTGGGTCGCCTCTCAGAGTTCTGTCAGATAAGATGCGAAAGGTGAAACACGCACTCCAGCAGTGGTCTAGGAGCGAGTTTGGGGACATTTTTTTGGCAAGCCGTACGGCAGAGCAAAGGGTATTGGAAGCTGAGATAGTTCATGATAACCAACCATCGGACGGGTTGCTTTTGAATTTACAAGAAGAGCGTGCGAAATTGAGACGGGTCGTGGTGGTTGAAGAAGAGTTCTGGAGGCAGAAAGCTCAAGGTAAATGGCTCTCAGACAGGGACAAGAATACGGCATTTTTCCACGTTGTTGTGATGGAGAGGAGGAGGAAGTCGATTATACATAGGATTTGGAAGACCAATGGGGAGTGGGTGGAAGACGAAACAAGCATTTGTGCTGAAGCAGTTTCTTTCTTTTAG